CGGTTGGCAGAGGTTTCGAACATTATTTCTAGTTCGGATACTGGGCTTAGCTAAAGCATTTTAGAATAACTTAGTTGCCTTAGGTACTTGAATTTGGTTTCTATGGAACACTCGACCAAGAGGCAAATGGTGCTATGAAGGCCGCTAATTGCCTAGTTTGGCATGATCGCTCTGACTTTTGGTTCATCCTTTAGTTTTCTGCCGAAGTGGTTTCAGAAAACTGTCAAATGTAAAATATCCTATGTACCATCACAGATTCCCAAAGTGGTATTATCGTTATTCATGTGGATATTGATGCCTGAAGGAATTCTCTTGGAAGTATTCTTCACCATGGAAATTGCAATGATAGATGAGAACTTTTGTGGCCAAACATGCAGTTTGTGTTTTGTGAAAATCCTGTTGGTTTTCTGATGTGAAGGTTAGGAAGTAGTAACTTCTGACTCGATGAATCTGTCCTTGGAGTGACGTTGTCACCTAGCGATATCTCATCGAAAACTAACCCGCTGGTACGTCAATGTccgaatatatcgagaatctcaaatcagttcgaGAGAAAATGAATAGATTTATGCAATTTATTGTCACGAAGCCGATTTATTGCACCCGGTGAACCCCAGCTGAGTGCCTGCATGCGCTCAGGGTGCGATTGACGTCTGTCCTCCTTGGGTActaatttatttataataataataaaaataataataataacataataataatttatgtagTGCTCATACTATATAATATTCAAGAGCGCTTAAAAGATGACATATATACAGTTAAtataaaagatatatatagaGGATCTGGTATCCTTAAAATGGAGTAAACTgaaagtgaaataaaatgaatttaaaattatgAACAATCATAAACTAGgctaaaaagaaaggttttcAGTCTTTTCTTGGATTGTTCGAGTTTTTCACAGTTCTTAATGTCCTCTGGTAAGGTGTTTCAGACCTAAGGGGCGGCTGCTGAGAAGGCACGATCTGCAAACTTCTTACATTTAATAAGTCTGATGAGTGAGATGGAGCTATTCCTTTCAAAACCTTGAAGATGAGTAGAGCGATTTTTTACAGGATGCAGTATTTAATAGGTAGCTAGTGGCATGACTAACTGAGCTCTAGTTCCTTCgagcctaaaaaaaaaagacaggtgTGCTAAAAGTAGAGGAGACaaaacatgttttcttttttttgttcttgttgcaAATGTTAGAACTTTTCCAAATTTTTTCAAATGGAAAGCGCTTGGAGATTTCTTAACATCATTTCTTGAAATAGTTATCTCAAAGGGTTGTTTCGCTGGTGTAGGCCAAGATTAGATTTTTCAGAACTGATTTGAGATATATTCCAGCATTGGCTCTCAAGTCAGTTTGGGAATCCCGGATCCCAGTTATCTTTTGTTGGATTAAACACTTGAATCTACAGCATCCCTTCTAGTCAAAATCGATTGTAGCAACTGATGTCGACGTTTGTTTCAGTTATTTGATCTTGGACGAAGTGATGATGAATGAATATCACCTGCTTTGCAAATTTTCTTACCATACTCGTTTGCACTAATAAATTGAATACAGCTATTGTTATAAAATGAGGTTTGGTAGCTTGATTTGCCCAAGAGTGAAAGAATAAGACTGCCAATTGTACATGAGGTCCTTAGGTGTCCTGTTCAACGACTCGACTCTATTTTCGTAGACCAAGGGATGGTGCATATTGAAGGTGCTGTGGGGGAGACAGTCTTGTGTGCTAACCAAGATCTTTAGACGTTTATTAGCTATTATCTATAAAGGTAATGGAAGTTTCGATAGCGTCCTTTCCGTGTCAAATGACTTCAATCTGCCAGAAAATGAAACATCGATATATTCTCTTATTTTCCCcattcaaaaacaaataaaaaatcaaTTAATTTTAACTCTTGCCCAAAACGATTACTGGAAGCACTAACTGATTATAGGGTTCACTTAAACTGTGGTCAATTGAACTGTTAAATTTTTACAACCCGTCAACTGGTGCATGTAATAACTGTTGACGGATTGCAACAAGTTTTTATTGAGCTTGAATTTTGTATCAAAACTAGGTACATGAATGATGTTTATTATGTAACGGTCCCAGGGAGTTCCTTGGAAGTTGATACTCAACAGGAAAGTCAGGAAGTCTAACGTTGTGCTGGAAAATACGCCTTTTCCAGAGAACTGTTGGATGGGAAAGCGTCTTAAAAGTGTATTTCCTTCGGGCTAGAATAACCAAGGGAAAAAATGGCATGTAAAATATGCTAGAAACGTTTGTGAGTGAGGTTTCGCTTCTCCTGTCCACCTGAGAAGATTCATCTTTTGGCGAGCAATAACATGGTCAGCATAAATCAGGAACACTTCGCTTCTTCAGCTATTTTAATAGGAAGTTTGAGACTGAAGGACCAGAACGACACACATTAAACACTGAATGTACACTGAATTGTGCCCATTTTTTTGCCAAACGTCGAAATGACACGGGGCAGATAACTCAGTGTGGCCACATTCGGTCTCTGTTACCAAACGTCCTCTGCGTTGATGTAGTCGTCGAAGTCGTCTTCCATATCCCTAAAGTCGGGATCCTCTATCGCATCTTTACGTACAATGTTATTGTCTTTAGGTTCTTGACTTTTTTCTAATGCTTTTAGTTGCTTGAGTAACTTTTTATGGAGCTCTTTCTGCCGTTTGagtttttgtttctcttctatTTGCCACGGCAATGGTTTTCGTTCTCTATTTAGAGCAACGAATGGCCTCTTCTCCACGCCGCAAAGGCCGTGTCGGATTTTAATGAAACCGTTATTGCCCCAGTTGTGTGACCAAGAGTTCTTAACTAACCAGTAGGGAACTCCATTTTCTGTACCGTATCCGATAAGTAAGACGGCATGATCAGTTTTGTTGTCTAAAAAGAAAGTGAAGGCATTAATATACATTATTGTCCACAATTATTAAACAGATTTGATTGGCTGTTGAAATTCATCGTTGTATATTTCACAACGTTTCCCTTAACATGCCTTGTGTATTATACTTGGCCACGCCTTTGAAAGATTTCTGCAAAAATTAGATCTGTGCATGGTCTTCCTTCTCGACCACAATTTAGTTGAGTGgtaaaatttcaagaaattgaGAGACTGTAGATGAAACTTGTTTAATTCTTCTTTAGTGCCTGAGGTTTATTCGCTGGTAATCGATATTGTAGTGAATGATCGAAAAAGACGCTAGAAACGCAGGTCAAGGCTAAAGCTTTTACTTACTACACGAAATATCGTCCAAGACACCGTGACTGTAGAATTTCAACGTCTTAGGGTTGGCATTGATCGATATGGTCGTTGGACCGTGATAAGCTAATGCTTTCTTCAAAGCTTCTCTGTTATACCGCTTAACTCTTCTATAGCTATGAATTCTTGCTCCAGTTTTCAAACTCTTAGTCTTGCAATAACCTTCCTGCAATGCAAACATTAAACCATCTTTATAGTTTgaagattttttaaaaaagagaTTTGAGAATCTGGCGGACTTGTAGATGCGGTATACACGCACACGTCTTGCCATCTTTCAATCTCTTTGCTTGATCTTGAATTTCACATTGAGATACACTGGTATGGCACCCCACACCGGTTGAAGAGAAATATGCTCGATCATAATGGCAACAAGAATAGCATCTCCATGATCTCAGAACTTAATTCCCGTTTTTGAAAGCAGTTACCCATGCCATGCACAAAATTACGGGGCAATTGTGCTAAATTTAGGAAAGAGATTGAGGCAACTGACCTGTCCCCTGTAAGGGCCATAACTGTCAACTGTAGCTAAACCAAACTTTGTTATCCAAGCGAACGCCTTCCATGTCCAGCCCCCGAGGCAGCCATTATTTCCATGCTTGACTCCAGGTGTGGCCCACGTACAATCCAGCAGCTGCTGCTCTGATAAATCGACTAATTTTCCAGTCTGATGAACAACACATGACACAGATATATTGTTTGGTTATGAAGGGTTATAAACACCAAGATTTGGCATAAAACTAGTTGTTTAGGTTCAATTTTCCACCGTGGAGAGAGAAGGAAGCCTAtactcttatcaacttgtttgatacccaATTTTATTATTTGGTTATGCATGACATGTTCGTCAATTCATTTTTGCCTAACAAAGTTTGATGTTTGGGAACTTAGGACAAATAGCTAATCCAACTTCGTTTCCAGAGCTTTTCAAAAGCCCTTGGAACGAGGTTGACGGCTAATCATGTGAAATTTAACTCAAATAGCGTTCCAATCAGCTTCTTGGAGGATTTCAAAATGGTTTATGTTTTTCAGAACAGACCATAATCTTTTTATGTATTTGGTTGTGTTAACGCACTTCTCTGAACTCATGGCAATTGACAATTAATTCTGATGTTAAAGGGTTTGTGTAGCTCATAGCAAAGCACAGTTGATGCAGAATTTCACAGTTGATAGAGGATTTCGCAGTCAATTTATACAAATTTATCTTTCCTCTTCATTGACTTTATGAAACGAAATTGATCCTTACCTTAAGGAAATTCGCACCTTCAACTGATCCAGCTGCAGCAAAGGCCCAACACGAGCCACAGGTTCCCTGTCCTTTGGCGGGTAAAACAGCTcctggaaaaagaaaaggctGGATGATGTAAGTGTGCACACTCACTAGTTGTATGTTTAGAGACAACATAACTATTGTCTATTAATCTAAGTTGAGTCATTATTGAGATAACAAATTAAATAGAATGTAGAGTTGACGTGTTTAGAGGTTAAGCTGACCTATTTCTGTTATAGAACTCCACTTTGATAGAAACACCTATAGTACGCGGAGACACCTTGGGCCTATGGTGAAATCACTTAAAATCGTACGTGGGCATGCCTAGGGTCTGTGCTGGAATCAACTGGACAAAAAGTGGGAAGCTCAATCATTTTCAGAGCCAAGTCACAATTTCAATGTTAGAAACAACTAATACCATCATTATTTATCACTTGACGGTGCCATTCTGACATTCAACTTGGGGCTGTACACACAAATGCATGCCACGCCCTTGTAGATTTGGCAAAAACCCGCCCTCTGTTTGTTCAGCGTGTAATTGTACGCTGTACCAATCACTGTAAGGGTTACTGTTGTCCAAAGAGGGTGTGAATTATAGAGTTCAAAAACACTCACCatattttctccaatctaattCCCGAGGAACATGTCCATATTTAGGCGTTTTCCCATGTATTCTGTCTCGTCTTTCATAATATTCGTAGCCATCCGCCTCGTTATCTTCATCGAAGTCGAATGACCCATAGTCACCATCCCCTGGCATAAGTCCCTTGTGCCTTTGAAATTCAGCTTCTGTCATATCAGCGAAGTGATTGACAGAAAGCTGGTATGGGTTACCTTTCATGTTCATAGACCGAATGTACCTGAAGAAGGGATAAAAGGGACTGAATTTCAGGAACGATTCAGGTTGTTTATGAAATCTGCTCGCTTTTGAACAAACCTTAAGTTGTGTCTGAAAATATGCTTTCTTTTCTGATGCTCTACTTTGTCCTTGTAATTCCGCTTTTGCTTTTGTCGGAACTTGTGGAAGTCTTCATCAACAGGATCTTCGTCGTGAAGCCCAGCAAACTCTCCCATTGGATTCAGAGACATGGAGGCTCCGTCGCTGTCACTTAAGCTCTTGTCAATGTTCCAACACCACTTGTCGTGACGCACTTGTGGCAAATTCAGTCAAAAATATTAGCTGTGTTAGAATAGAGTTTATAAAGCAACTAGGTGGAGGATCAGAGATAGTATGACGCGCTtctctggcttaaaatgaatccACGCCGGGTCTACATTCGCCATCTTGTCAAATGACGAGAACACCACAAGAATTCAACAATTTCAGTCCTGGTGGTGATGAAACGACACAGTTGTCTCATCTCCATTAGGCCTGATTGCAGATTACTACACAAGTAAGCTTTAACAGTTGAATTTTTATAATGTAGATAGATAAAATAGTTAATAGGAGGTCTTGTTCTTTTTGCAATGTTATTTTCCTCGAAGGTGTTAGCTTTTTAGCTACTCTGGAAATTCGAGATAAAATAAAGTCATGTAAGTATGTATGTACGTGAACTTAGAAGCCTAGCTGCTACGAGTCTTTTGGGGTTCAATGATTAATTAGGCTTAGAAATTGATAAAAAGCTGATTTCCTGGCGTGAAACTCTGCTACTTACAATGTGGTATCTCAAAAATGTCTGGATCATCTTCAGGCTCATACTCCCACTCTTGAAAGGTGTGATACTTGATTACGTACTTGTCGTAGTACGAAACCAGCAAAGTATCGTATCCATTCATCTCAAAGTATACCGGTTTGGGTGGCAGAGTCTTTGTT
The Acropora muricata isolate sample 2 chromosome 3, ASM3666990v1, whole genome shotgun sequence genome window above contains:
- the LOC136910393 gene encoding counting factor associated protein D-like; the encoded protein is MLYGTVVLFCLITLEQWRSIGSTSSKYKHQAEAYGVDLRSLHFPSEYHATGVLSLPTSNISEPFEVWHSKTHDKSRIDYYHGEVKTFQRGDLGRHGMFFKIVPKYSYKLHKNHRHFRGCWKRYGTKSRRAKAQSILPCNSAWPFKSRLEDFKYSGDATIDGKLCTKWTYNRTMFERNNTYVFYATKTLPPKPVYFEMNGYDTLLVSYYDKYVIKYHTFQEWEYEPEDDPDIFEIPHLRHDKWCWNIDKSLSDSDGASMSLNPMGEFAGLHDEDPVDEDFHKFRQKQKRNYKDKVEHQKRKHIFRHNLRYIRSMNMKGNPYQLSVNHFADMTEAEFQRHKGLMPGDGDYGSFDFDEDNEADGYEYYERRDRIHGKTPKYGHVPRELDWRKYGAVLPAKGQGTCGSCWAFAAAGSVEGANFLKTGKLVDLSEQQLLDCTWATPGVKHGNNGCLGGWTWKAFAWITKFGLATVDSYGPYRGQEGYCKTKSLKTGARIHSYRRVKRYNREALKKALAYHGPTTISINANPKTLKFYSHGVLDDISCNNKTDHAVLLIGYGTENGVPYWLVKNSWSHNWGNNGFIKIRHGLCGVEKRPFVALNRERKPLPWQIEEKQKLKRQKELHKKLLKQLKALEKSQEPKDNNIVRKDAIEDPDFRDMEDDFDDYINAEDVW